From a region of the Paenibacillus lutimineralis genome:
- a CDS encoding LacI family DNA-binding transcriptional regulator has translation MATLKDIAVKVGVSVSTVSRVLANDSNRLVNTDTKQRIWDVANELGYQVKSPSSNTSQAVRQIGCVVSTMQKRHYHPYFSVIFDGIEKELSKHGYKIAYTYTQEELQKPEVLRSALHDSPIDGLIVIEGIDNKIYQHFKKHVKAIVGIDVSDPEIPCIAYDRIEAARVAVTHMIDQGYRDIMFIGGTGLSGRFEKEKRYRGYKLALEQAGLSVREDRVLDASWEPDNAYRLMLQYLEKHAEHLPTAVFAASDIMAMASMRAISEKGFSIPNDFAVMGFDDNEPSRYTVPPLSTIRIPTFEIGVIAAKTMLQCIRDPYPLPIRIHVPFEPIFRQSTAKAGD, from the coding sequence ATGGCGACTTTAAAAGATATTGCGGTCAAGGTAGGAGTGTCCGTCTCCACGGTCTCCCGCGTGCTGGCCAACGATTCCAACCGGCTCGTGAACACAGATACCAAGCAAAGAATTTGGGATGTTGCGAATGAGCTAGGCTACCAGGTGAAGTCCCCGTCGTCTAACACCTCCCAGGCTGTAAGGCAGATTGGCTGTGTGGTGTCGACCATGCAAAAGCGCCACTACCACCCGTACTTCTCCGTGATCTTTGACGGGATCGAGAAGGAACTGTCCAAGCACGGCTACAAGATTGCTTATACCTATACACAAGAGGAGCTCCAAAAGCCTGAAGTGCTGCGCAGCGCGCTGCATGACAGCCCTATTGACGGCTTGATCGTTATCGAGGGAATCGACAACAAAATCTATCAGCATTTCAAGAAGCATGTGAAAGCGATTGTCGGAATTGACGTGTCCGATCCGGAAATCCCTTGTATTGCTTATGACCGGATAGAAGCGGCACGAGTTGCCGTCACGCATATGATTGATCAGGGGTATCGAGACATTATGTTTATTGGCGGGACGGGGTTGTCGGGCCGCTTCGAGAAGGAAAAACGCTATCGGGGATATAAGCTCGCCCTGGAGCAGGCTGGCTTGTCGGTGCGGGAGGACCGCGTCCTGGACGCATCCTGGGAGCCGGATAATGCCTATCGCCTTATGCTGCAATATTTGGAGAAGCATGCTGAGCATTTGCCGACGGCTGTCTTTGCAGCGAGCGACATTATGGCGATGGCCAGCATGCGGGCTATTTCCGAGAAAGGCTTCAGCATCCCGAATGATTTTGCTGTCATGGGATTTGATGACAATGAGCCCTCTCGCTATACTGTGCCGCCGTTGTCTACGATCCGCATTCCAACCTTCGAGATTGGCGTCATAGCTGCGAAGACGATGCTGCAATGCATTCGCGATCCGTATCCGCTGCCGATTCGGATCCATGTGCCGTTCGAGCCGATCTTCCGCCAGTCAACAGCTAAGGCGGGAGATTAA
- the ahpF gene encoding alkyl hydroperoxide reductase subunit F, producing the protein MKLDADIKSQLAQYLQLLEGNVLLKVSAGSDSVSNDMLDLVNELSGMSDKITVEHTTLPRTPSFSVNRVGEDTGVTFAGVPLGHEFTSLVLALLQVSGRPPKVEQSVIDRIKAIQGVYHFETYVSLSCHNCPDVVQALNMMSVLNPNITHTMIDGAAFKEEVESKDIMAVPSVYLNAEFFESGRMTVEDILNKMGSSKDASEFDNKEPYDVLVVGGGPAGASAAIYAARKGIRTGIIAERFGGQVNDTLGIENLIGTKYTEGPKLAASLEEHAKEYNIDIMKSQLAKRLEKKDFVEVELENGAILKSKTVIVSTGARWRNLGVPGEAEFKNKGVAYCPHCDGPLFAGKHVAVVGGGNSGIEAAIDLAGVAGHVTVLEFMSELKADSVLQERLNSLPNTTVIKNAQVKEITGTNKVDGVTYIERESGEEKHIDLQGVFVQIGLVPNTDWLADTVERTRMGEIVVDNRGATTVPGVFAAGDCTNAPFKQIIISMGSGATAALGAFDYMIRNQ; encoded by the coding sequence ATGAAACTGGATGCAGACATCAAATCACAACTGGCGCAATATCTCCAGCTCTTGGAAGGCAATGTTCTGCTGAAGGTCAGTGCAGGATCCGATTCGGTATCTAACGACATGCTGGATTTAGTGAATGAACTATCCGGCATGTCTGATAAAATTACGGTAGAGCATACTACATTGCCTAGAACTCCAAGCTTTAGCGTAAACCGTGTAGGTGAAGACACTGGCGTTACATTTGCTGGGGTACCATTAGGTCATGAGTTCACTTCGTTGGTGCTCGCTTTGCTTCAAGTTAGCGGTAGACCGCCTAAGGTTGAGCAGAGCGTCATTGATCGGATTAAGGCAATTCAAGGTGTATATCACTTTGAGACTTATGTCAGCTTGTCCTGCCACAACTGTCCTGACGTTGTACAGGCGCTGAACATGATGAGCGTGCTTAATCCTAACATTACTCACACCATGATTGACGGTGCAGCCTTCAAGGAAGAAGTCGAGAGCAAGGACATTATGGCCGTGCCAAGTGTCTATCTCAACGCTGAATTCTTTGAGAGTGGCCGTATGACGGTAGAGGATATCTTGAATAAAATGGGCAGCTCGAAGGATGCTTCCGAGTTTGATAATAAAGAGCCATACGACGTGTTGGTTGTTGGTGGCGGTCCAGCCGGCGCGAGCGCAGCGATCTACGCAGCACGCAAAGGCATTCGCACAGGTATTATTGCTGAACGCTTCGGCGGACAAGTGAATGATACGCTGGGCATCGAGAACCTGATCGGTACGAAATATACAGAAGGTCCTAAGCTTGCTGCCAGCCTTGAGGAGCATGCGAAGGAATACAACATCGATATCATGAAATCTCAACTTGCGAAGCGTCTTGAGAAGAAGGACTTCGTTGAGGTTGAATTGGAGAACGGTGCTATTCTGAAGAGTAAGACCGTAATTGTGTCTACAGGTGCTCGTTGGCGTAACCTGGGTGTACCTGGCGAAGCTGAGTTCAAGAACAAGGGCGTGGCTTATTGCCCGCATTGCGACGGTCCTCTGTTCGCTGGTAAGCATGTTGCCGTTGTTGGCGGCGGTAATTCTGGTATTGAGGCAGCTATTGATCTGGCAGGCGTCGCCGGCCATGTTACTGTCCTCGAATTCATGTCAGAATTGAAGGCTGATTCCGTTCTTCAAGAACGTCTGAACAGCTTGCCGAACACAACCGTCATCAAGAACGCTCAAGTGAAAGAAATTACCGGAACCAATAAGGTTGATGGTGTGACTTACATCGAGCGTGAGAGCGGTGAAGAGAAGCATATTGATCTGCAAGGGGTATTTGTCCAAATCGGGCTTGTTCCGAATACAGATTGGTTAGCTGACACCGTAGAACGTACTCGTATGGGTGAGATCGTCGTAGACAACCGCGGCGCAACGACCGTTCCTGGCGTATTTGCCGCAGGCGACTGCACGAACGCTCCATTCAAGCAGATCATCATTTCGATGGGCTCTGGTGCTACTGCAGCGCTTGGCGCATTCGATTATATGATCCGGAATCAATAA
- a CDS encoding endo-1,4-beta-xylanase, whose protein sequence is MSKMIKRSIAILLATILFIPSGWIATGAKADTDGASEPVMVYHEDFANGKGAATQSGGATLEHVTGNVFEGNEDGGALYVGNRTANYDAADFKFADIGLKDGKTYTVTAAVYVDADVNVPSDAQAFLQTVDSYAWLDGAKFESGKALTLSKKFTVDTSKDRALRVQSNDPGATVPFYIGDILITEDSGGTEPELPRPPAKEFTTITFEDLEMGGFGGRSGKETLTITDEANHTEGGSNALKVAGRTETWHGPSLRVEQYVDKGSEYKVSAWVKLISPASSQIQLSTQIGDGGSANYVALSPKTISTNDGWVQFEGSYRYNSVGGEYLTIYVESSNNATASFYIDDISFVKTSGPIDIQRDLTPIKDVYKNDFLIGNAISAEDLGGMRLDLLSMHHHVATAGNAMKPDALQREKGKFTFDAADDMVNQVLDAGMQMHGHVLVWHQQSPTWMNTTTNSEGNTVPLSRDEALENMRTHIKTVMEHFGDKVISWDVVNEAMNDNPTNPSDWQGAQRKSPWYQAIGPDYIEQAFLAAREVLDEKGWDIKLYYNDYNDDNPNKAEAIYQMVKEINDNYATAHPGKLLIDGVGMQAHYSVNTNPVNVELSLEKFISLGVEISITELDIQAGSDYQLPANLANAQGYLYAQLFNIYKEHSDHIKRVTFWGLDDGTSWRSSTNPLLFDKSLQAKPAYYGVINPDQFIEEHQPEETDANHSTAKYATPTIDGTVDAAWNSAPEMPINRYQSAWQGATGVAKALWDDKYLYVLIQVSDSQLDKSSANAWEQDSVEVFLDENNKKTSFYQDDDGQYRVNFDNETSFNPESIAEGFESATKVSGSNYTVEMKIPFKTITPANNTKVGFDAQINDAKDGARQSVAAWNDTTGNGFQDTSVFGVLTLTGKPGGSNGGGSNGSDNGGSNNSGSSSNSSSVPSAPALENKDGVVTIKPQVKNANGVARITISKETLSKALELAANGANSKKQIVIDVPKTTDAESYEVQLPSQYLTGQVDFDLLLQIEHASVRIPSQMLSNTAVEGEQVTFRIGKSSAEGLSSSIRERIGDRPMIDLSISAGDRVIAWNNPAAPVTVSIPYTPTADESSHLNNLVIWHIDREGKVTPIPNGRYDAASKAVVFHTAHFSTYAIAYVSKTFEDLSGVASDRQAIETLAARDIIKGMNENSLSPESPIRRADLIVLLVRTLELQGNGSNEATFSDTPAGAYYSKELAIAKELGIASGYQDNTFRPSSTVSRQDMMVMTTRALAAAGIQLEGSGGLDAYSDAASISSYALDSATTLLGNGIVSSKNDKIAPQDLVTRAEVAVILYHVWNL, encoded by the coding sequence ATGAGTAAAATGATCAAACGATCCATCGCGATCCTGCTCGCGACAATCCTGTTCATCCCTTCGGGCTGGATAGCAACTGGAGCAAAGGCTGATACTGATGGAGCTTCGGAACCGGTAATGGTATATCATGAGGACTTTGCTAACGGTAAAGGTGCTGCAACACAATCGGGCGGCGCCACGCTAGAGCATGTTACGGGTAATGTTTTTGAAGGAAATGAAGACGGCGGGGCCTTATATGTAGGCAACCGAACTGCAAACTATGATGCCGCTGATTTCAAATTCGCCGATATTGGGCTGAAAGATGGTAAGACCTACACGGTGACCGCAGCTGTATATGTTGATGCTGATGTGAATGTACCGAGTGATGCTCAAGCTTTCTTACAAACGGTAGATAGTTATGCATGGCTTGACGGCGCAAAGTTTGAATCAGGGAAGGCCTTAACCCTATCCAAAAAGTTTACCGTGGATACATCCAAAGATCGGGCTCTTCGAGTCCAATCCAACGATCCCGGTGCCACAGTCCCCTTCTACATCGGAGATATCCTGATCACCGAGGATTCCGGTGGTACTGAACCAGAACTGCCTAGACCGCCAGCGAAGGAATTCACTACGATTACCTTTGAAGATTTGGAGATGGGCGGTTTTGGAGGCAGGTCAGGCAAAGAAACATTGACCATTACAGATGAAGCCAATCATACCGAGGGTGGATCTAACGCTTTGAAGGTCGCTGGCAGAACAGAGACTTGGCATGGCCCGTCACTGCGTGTTGAGCAGTATGTCGACAAGGGCAGTGAATATAAGGTGTCAGCATGGGTCAAGCTGATCAGTCCGGCAAGCTCACAAATTCAATTGTCCACGCAGATTGGCGATGGAGGCAGCGCGAATTATGTTGCCCTCTCTCCTAAAACCATCAGTACCAATGACGGCTGGGTGCAGTTCGAAGGAAGCTACCGTTATAACAGCGTCGGTGGCGAATATCTGACGATCTACGTTGAGAGCTCGAATAATGCGACGGCCTCTTTCTATATTGATGATATCAGCTTCGTGAAAACCTCAGGCCCGATCGATATCCAGAGGGATCTAACCCCAATCAAGGATGTATATAAAAATGACTTCCTGATCGGCAACGCTATTTCGGCAGAGGATCTGGGCGGCATGCGGCTTGACTTGCTGAGCATGCATCATCATGTTGCTACCGCTGGCAATGCGATGAAGCCGGATGCGCTGCAGCGTGAGAAAGGCAAATTTACTTTTGACGCCGCGGACGACATGGTGAATCAAGTGCTGGATGCAGGAATGCAAATGCACGGACATGTCCTTGTGTGGCATCAGCAATCGCCGACATGGATGAATACAACTACGAATTCGGAAGGAAATACCGTACCACTAAGTCGGGACGAGGCTCTTGAGAATATGCGGACTCATATCAAGACCGTGATGGAGCATTTCGGCGACAAGGTGATCTCTTGGGATGTCGTTAACGAAGCGATGAACGATAACCCGACTAATCCTTCCGACTGGCAGGGAGCACAGCGCAAGTCTCCTTGGTATCAAGCCATCGGTCCAGACTATATCGAGCAAGCCTTCCTTGCAGCCAGAGAAGTGCTCGATGAGAAGGGCTGGGATATCAAGCTGTATTATAACGACTACAATGATGATAACCCGAATAAAGCCGAAGCCATCTACCAAATGGTAAAAGAGATCAACGACAATTACGCCACCGCTCATCCTGGCAAGCTGCTGATCGACGGTGTTGGTATGCAGGCGCACTATTCAGTAAATACCAACCCGGTAAATGTGGAATTGTCGCTGGAGAAATTCATCTCGCTCGGCGTCGAGATCAGCATCACTGAGCTAGACATCCAGGCCGGAAGCGATTATCAACTTCCTGCCAATCTTGCAAATGCTCAAGGATATCTGTATGCACAGCTATTCAACATTTACAAAGAGCATTCCGATCATATCAAGCGTGTTACATTCTGGGGACTAGATGACGGTACGAGCTGGAGATCCTCAACGAATCCATTACTGTTCGATAAAAGTCTGCAAGCCAAGCCAGCCTATTATGGCGTCATTAATCCAGATCAATTTATCGAAGAACATCAGCCTGAAGAGACTGATGCCAATCATTCAACGGCGAAGTATGCTACACCTACCATTGATGGAACAGTAGATGCAGCCTGGAACAGTGCCCCAGAGATGCCAATCAACCGGTATCAGTCAGCTTGGCAGGGAGCTACCGGTGTAGCTAAAGCACTATGGGACGATAAGTACCTGTATGTATTGATCCAGGTAAGCGACTCACAGCTTGATAAATCAAGTGCTAATGCATGGGAGCAAGATTCGGTCGAAGTCTTCCTTGACGAGAATAATAAGAAGACCTCATTCTATCAGGATGATGATGGACAATATAGAGTGAACTTCGACAACGAGACTTCTTTCAATCCTGAAAGTATCGCCGAAGGGTTCGAATCAGCGACCAAGGTATCAGGTTCCAATTATACGGTAGAGATGAAGATCCCGTTCAAGACGATCACTCCAGCTAATAATACAAAAGTAGGCTTCGATGCACAGATCAACGACGCCAAGGACGGCGCCCGTCAGAGTGTCGCAGCTTGGAATGATACGACAGGCAACGGATTCCAGGACACCTCTGTCTTTGGTGTTCTTACTCTCACCGGCAAGCCCGGGGGCTCCAATGGCGGCGGGAGTAATGGCAGCGATAACGGTGGCAGCAATAATAGCGGCAGTTCTAGTAACAGTAGTTCTGTTCCATCGGCGCCTGCCCTAGAGAACAAAGACGGAGTTGTTACGATCAAACCGCAGGTGAAGAACGCGAATGGAGTAGCCAGGATTACGATCTCCAAGGAGACGTTGAGCAAGGCGCTTGAGCTGGCTGCAAACGGAGCTAACAGCAAGAAGCAAATTGTCATCGATGTGCCGAAGACAACGGATGCGGAATCTTACGAAGTGCAATTGCCGTCTCAATATTTGACAGGTCAAGTAGATTTTGATCTGCTGTTGCAAATAGAGCATGCATCCGTTCGAATTCCAAGCCAAATGCTATCCAATACAGCGGTGGAAGGAGAACAAGTAACCTTCCGCATCGGCAAATCCTCTGCAGAGGGTCTATCGAGTTCTATCCGCGAGCGAATTGGCGATCGTCCGATGATCGACCTGAGCATATCGGCCGGAGATCGTGTAATCGCCTGGAATAACCCTGCTGCACCTGTCACGGTATCCATCCCTTATACACCGACAGCGGATGAATCAAGTCATCTGAACAATCTCGTTATTTGGCATATCGATAGAGAAGGCAAGGTCACACCTATCCCAAATGGACGATATGATGCGGCAAGTAAAGCAGTTGTTTTCCATACAGCCCATTTCAGCACGTATGCTATAGCCTACGTATCCAAGACCTTCGAGGATCTATCTGGTGTTGCTTCGGATAGACAAGCGATCGAGACGCTGGCAGCCCGCGATATTATCAAGGGCATGAACGAGAATAGCTTATCCCCGGAATCTCCGATCAGAAGAGCCGACCTTATTGTACTTCTGGTGAGAACCCTTGAGTTGCAAGGAAACGGCAGCAATGAAGCGACCTTTAGTGACACTCCTGCTGGTGCTTATTATAGTAAGGAACTGGCTATTGCCAAGGAACTAGGCATTGCCAGTGGCTATCAGGACAACACATTCAGACCAAGCAGTACAGTCTCCCGGCAGGATATGATGGTCATGACGACACGTGCGCTTGCTGCAGCCGGCATACAGTTGGAAGGCAGCGGTGGGCTCGACGCATATTCGGATGCAGCGAGCATATCCAGTTATGCCTTAGACAGCGCCACTACGCTGCTTGGCAACGGAATTGTAAGTAGCAAGAATGACAAGATCGCTCCTCAAGACCTGGTTACGCGGGCCGAAGTAGCAGTGATCCTGTACCATGTTTGGAACCTGTGA
- the ahpC gene encoding alkyl hydroperoxide reductase subunit C produces the protein MSLIGTEVLPFRADAYHNGDFIEVTDANFKGKWSVVCFYPADFTFVCPTELEDLQDQYATLKDLGVEVYSVSTDSHFVHKAWHDSSEAIGKVTYIMIGDPSHTISRNFDVLIEADGMADRGTFIIDPDGVIQAVEITAGGIGRDASILIDKIKAAQYVRNHPGEVCPAKWKEGGETLKPSLDLVGKI, from the coding sequence ATGTCATTGATTGGAACAGAAGTACTACCATTTAGAGCTGATGCTTATCACAACGGTGATTTCATCGAAGTCACTGATGCGAATTTCAAAGGAAAATGGAGTGTAGTATGCTTCTACCCTGCAGACTTCACATTCGTGTGCCCTACTGAGCTTGAAGATTTGCAAGATCAATATGCAACATTGAAGGATCTTGGTGTCGAAGTATACTCCGTATCTACGGATTCCCACTTCGTACACAAAGCTTGGCACGATAGCTCCGAAGCCATCGGCAAAGTTACTTACATTATGATTGGCGACCCTTCACATACAATTTCCCGCAACTTCGACGTATTGATTGAAGCAGATGGCATGGCAGACCGCGGTACCTTCATCATCGACCCAGACGGAGTGATTCAAGCGGTTGAAATTACTGCCGGCGGCATCGGACGTGATGCAAGCATTCTGATCGACAAGATCAAGGCTGCTCAATATGTTCGTAACCATCCGGGTGAAGTTTGCCCTGCTAAGTGGAAGGAAGGCGGAGAAACTTTGAAGCCTAGCCTTGACCTTGTAGGCAAGATTTAA